A genomic segment from Daphnia carinata strain CSIRO-1 chromosome 1, CSIRO_AGI_Dcar_HiC_V3, whole genome shotgun sequence encodes:
- the LOC130692665 gene encoding glutathione S-transferase LANCL1-like isoform X1: MNTWSLVKKDDRSFVNPFLSSDQQHGRDHVNEEFLKHLKSVVNKLMAQWEKNVKAEIDYTGSTNWGDYSVYTGKSGYALLYFEAGKMLNSPEFIEQAFFMAEKCTMHLHKPNVKDLTFLTGVGGPLALAAACAHSLKQPEKEHHFLHRLQTLYRSFEVLTNSSDGMPDELLYGRAGCLFSLLYMKQHCHEKVNDDLIASIAKAIIGSGRRLANEMQQRGFITPPLMFEWHKQKYLGPAHGFAGILYLLLQITDYLERGVVEDDIRLCLDFLLETRFPSGNFPSSLDSERDRLVQWCHGAPGFIHCFIAAAKVYNSDLYLSAAKQCADVTWERGILTKGFSLCHGISGNALAILHLYKHTRDPIYLYRAYKFGEIVMDDRPHEFRTPDRPLSLFEGTAGVILFLLNLLDPEKSACSFPGYQLNALEKK; encoded by the exons ATGAATACCTGGTCTCTAGTTAAAAAAGATGATCGCTCGTTTGTTAACCCGTTTCTTTCATCCGACCAGCAACATGGTAGGGATCACGTAA ATGAGGAGTTTCTGAAACATCTAAAATCAGTGGTTAACAAACTAATGGCCCAATGGGAGAAAAATGTGAAGGCAGAAATTGACTATACTGGAAGCACCAACTGGGGTGACTATTCAGTATACACAGGAAAATCTGGATATGCCTTGTTATACTTTGAAGCAGGAAAGATGTTGAATTCTCCAGAGTTCATAGAACAGGCTTTTTTCATGGCTGAAAAATGCACGATGCatttgcacaagccaaatgtgAAAGACCTTACTTTCCTGACTGGAGTTGGTGGACCTCTTGCTTTAGCTGCTGCATGTGCCCATTCCCTCAAGCAGCCAGAGAAAGagcatcattttcttcatcG GTTGCAGACATTGTACCGTTCTTTTGAAGTTCTCACCAATAGCAGCGATGGTATGCCCGATGAGCTCCTGTATGGACGAGCTGGTTGTCTATTTTCGTTATTATACATGAAACAGCATTGCCACGAGAAGGTGAACGATGATTTGATAGCAAGCATCGCTAAAGCCATTATTGGCTCCGGCAGACGCTTAGCCAACGAAATGCAGCAGAGAGGGTTCATAACACCTCCACTTATGTTTGAATGgcataaacaaaaatatctcGGACCAGCACACGGGTTCGCTGGTATACTTTATCTTCTTCTGCAG ATTACGGATTACCTGGAGCGCGGTGTCGTGGAGGACGACATACGTCTTTGCTTAGATTTTCTCCTCGAAACCCGGTTTCCTAGTGGAAATTTCCCCTCGTCTTTAGACAGTGAGCGCGATCGCCTTGTCCAGTGGTGTCATGGAGCTCCAGGATTTATTCACTGTTTCATAGCAGCCGCTAAG gtTTACAATTCTGATTTGTACCTGTCAGCAGCTAAACAGTGTGCTGATGTAACTTGGGAGCGTGGAATTTTAACCAAAGGTTTTAGCCTTTGCCATGGCATCTCAGGAAACGCACTCGCCATTCTTCATCTTTACAAACACACGAGAGATCCCATTTATTTGTACCGTGCATATAAGTTTGGCGAAATCGTTATGGACGATCGCCCGCACGAGTTCCGGACACCGGACCGAcccttatctcttttcgaagGCACAGCTGGTGTAATCTTGTTCTTATTGAATTTACTGGATCCAGAGAAATCCGCTTGCAGCTTCCCTGGCTACCAGCTGAAtgcacttgaaaaaaaatag
- the LOC130692727 gene encoding short-chain dehydrogenase/reductase family 42E member 1-like, producing the protein MNSHLSYKFLITGGGGYIGFHIGLQLLELQHEVTLFDTNYPSKKWDPNMSYFHSANGSDGCNREHISCSYGTMTFIKGDVRDITLLMQLTQHMTCVIHTASYGMSGREQMPPYFDKVEEVNVQGTRNVIEACAHNHVRGLVYTSTYNVVFGGDAIINGDESLPYFPLHRHVDHYSRTKSIAEQLVLVSNGRHDLQTCALRLAGVIGPGESRHLPRVLDAIRKGLVRFNYYDSHGGKVDFIGIENVVQGHVKAALKLSDPDRDIPGIGGEAFFLSDGCPVNNLEYFKPLMEYYGQPFPTAKLPMWFMYILVFLVHFVYSAVYRFFDFTPFLTPTELYKTGVTHYFSVDKARKRLNYHPVKPNDLSEIINSLPKTS; encoded by the exons ATGAATAGCCATCTTTCTTACAAGTTTCTCATAACCGGTGGCGGTGGTTATATCGGTTTCCACATAGGTCTGCAACTTCTTGAGCTTCAACATGAAGTCACACTCTTTGACACCAATTATCCTTCCAAAAAGTGGGATCCAAATATGAGTTATTTTCATTCTGCAAATGGAAGTGATGGCTGTAATAGAGAACACATATCTTGTTCATATGGGACTATGACATTTATTAAAG GAGATGTAAGGGACATCACCCTACTAATGCAGCTTACACAACACATGACTTGTGTCATCCATACTG CTTCCTATGGTATGTCTGGACGTGAGCAAATGCCACCCTATTTTGACAAAGTGGAAGAAGTTAATGTCCAGGGCACACGGAACGTCATCGAGGCATGCGCACACAATCATGTCAGAGGTCTGGTTTACACAAGTACCTACAACGTCGTCTTTGGCGGAGATGCCATAATCAACGGAGACGAAAGTCTACCTTACTTTCCCTTACATCGTCATGTTGATCACTATTCTCGTACGAAATCGATTGCCGAACAACTGGTTCTGGTTAGCAACGGACGCCATGATCTACAGACGTGCGCGTTAAGATTAGCTGGTGTTATAGGACCAGGCGAATCAAGACACTTACCGCGTGTGCTGGATGCCATCCGTAAGGGCCTAGTTCGGTTTAATTACTATGATTCACACGGTGGCAAGGTCGATTTTATTGGAATAGAAAATGTAGTTCAAGGGCATGTGAAAGCTGCATTGAAATTGTCTGATCCAGATCGAGATATTCCTGGAATAGGGGGTGaagcattttttctttccgatgGTTGTCCCGTAAATAATCTTGAATATTTCAAGCCATTAATGGAATACTATGGCCAACCATTTCCCACTGCTAAATTACCCATGTGGTTTATGTATATACTTGTGTTTTTAgttcattttgtttatagCGCCGTTTACCGGTTTTTCGACTTTACTCCATTTCTTACGCCTACGGAACTTTACAAAACAGGTGTTACCCATTACTTTTCTGTAGACAAAGCTAGGAAGAGGCTGAACTATCATCCGGTGAAACCTAACGATTTGTCTGAAATTATAAATAGTTTGCCTAAAACTTCGTGA
- the LOC130692783 gene encoding OTU domain-containing protein 3-like: protein MARKKEDKDGKYKRITNKSKKSSSDIKDVDSDVIKSQLLTLGLTLREVPGDGNCLFRALGDQLDGHMGNHYRHRQDTTTYMLDHREDFQPFVEDDLPFEKHISELSQPGTYAGNDAIVAFARLHQVTIVIHQPNTPLWQIKGWETSGTIQTTEKNKKRKNYSNVLSSHQLHIAYHGGDHYDSVRRLGDTSHVPANIQIDADSDGHEGTNQSPNTTGRVRNYDSCNIHEIDHTEEAANDVEREAMVRSGCHDLTIVRQLLYNNFGNIDATVEDLSALTLTPVESHETKFEHLSSGGRTKTGFSRKQLERIRKQERKRAGDARRKPPNVTKETQEEATIIGKVQCLNI, encoded by the exons atggccAGGAAGAAGGAAGACAAGGATGGGAAGTATaaacgaataacgaataagTCAAAAAAATCTTCCAGTGATATTAAAGACGTCGATTCTGATGTTATAAAATCTCAATTATTAACTCTGGGATTAACCTTGAGGGAGGTACCTGGTGACGG GAACTGCCTGTTTCGTGCGTTAGGCGATCAATTAGATGGCCATATGGGCAACCACTATAGACACAGGCAAGACACAACAACCTACATGCTAGATCACAGAGAAGATTTCCAGCCTTTTGTGGAAGATGATCTTCCTTTCGAAAAGCACA TCAGTGAACTGAGTCAGCCAGGTACATATGCAGGGAATGATGCAATTGTCGCATTTGCAAGACTTCATcag GTAACAATTGTGATTCATCAACCAAACACCCCCCTTTGGCAAATTAAAGGTTGGGAGACAAGTGGAACTATTCAaactacagaaaaaaacaagaaaagaaaaaattatagtaaTGTTCTATCATCCCATCAACTCCATATTGCATACCATGGAGGCGATCATTATGATAGTGTAAGACGATTGGGAGACACCAGTCACGTACCTGCCAATATTCAAATCGACGCTGACAGTGACGGGCATGAGGGAACAAACCAGAGTCCAAACACAACCGGTCGTGTGCGGAATTACGATTCTTGCAACATTCATGAAATTGATCATACGGAGGAAGCA GCGAACGACGTTGAACGAGAAGCCATGGTTCGTTCAGGATGCCACGATCTCACGATTGTTCGCCAGTTACTTTATAATAACTTCGGAAACATTGATGCCACCGTCGAAGATCTTTCGGCGTTGACATTAACCCCCGTAGAAAGCCACGAAACCAAATTCGAGCATCTGTCTTCAGGTGGACGTACGAAAACCGGCTTTAGTAGAAAGCAGCTAGAGAGGATTCGTAAACAAGAGCGAAAACGAGCTGGTGATGCCAGAAGAAAACCGCCTAATGTTACCAAAGAAACGCAAGAAGAAGCAACCATAATTGGCAAAGTTCAGTGCCTAAacatataa
- the LOC130693125 gene encoding succinate dehydrogenase assembly factor 4, mitochondrial-like, with product MNPGTSSICVLKSLLRQTARRHHVSFFSTSTTDPSNGCASKATKKRVKTPIGKLDEIEEGQHPYQEKEPLKPHPNNTNPATGEVGGPKGPEPTRYGDWERKGRVSDF from the exons atGAATCCTGGTACTTCAAGTATATGCGTGCTTAAATCGTTGTTAC GACAAACTGCAAGACGGCAccatgtttctttcttttcaacttcTACTACTGATCCATCCAATGGCTGTGCAAgcaaagcaacaaaaaaaagagtgaaaacACCAATTG GAAAACTTGATGAAATTGAGGAAGGGCAGCATCCatatcaagaaaaagaaccatTGAAGCCTCATCCAAACAACACCAACCCAGCAACTGGTGAAGTTGGAGGTCCTAAGGGACCAGAACCAACAAGATATGGTGACTGGGAGAGGAAAGGAAGGGTATCagatttttaa
- the LOC130693330 gene encoding DNA polymerase delta catalytic subunit-like, with protein sequence MVKFGVPTVAEAMELGREAAAFVSAKFVKPINLELGKVYYPYLLINKKRYAGLYWTKPEKFDKMDCKGIETVRRDNCQLVANLINSCRQKILMERDPDGALEYAKQTISDLLCNKVDISLLVITKELTETDKDYASKQARVELAHKMRKRDAGTTPKLGDRVPYIIIGAAKNTPAYLKAEDPIFVPEHSVPIDAQYYLENQLSKPLVWIFEPIRGSKAE encoded by the exons atggtgaaattcggtgtacccacggtggccgaagccatggaattaggccgagaagctgccgcatttgtgtcggccaaatttgtcaaacccattaatttggaattgggaaaagtctattacccctatttattgatcaacaaaaagag gtatgcaggattgtattggaccaaacctgaaaagtttgacaaaatggattgtaagggtATAGAAACcgttcgtcgtgataattgtcaactcgttgccaatcttatcaatagctgtcggcagaaaattttgatggagcg agatccGGATGGAGCCttagaatacgccaaacaaacaatttccgACTTGCTgtgcaacaaagtcgatatctcacttctggtgattaccaag gaactgactgaaacagataaagactacgccagcaaacaggcacgtgtggaactagctcacaagatgcgtaagcgagatgctggtacaaccccaaaattaggggatcgagttccgtataTCATTATCGGAGCTGCTAAAAATACACCAGCCTacctcaag GCGGAAGACCCGATTTTTGTCCCAGAAcacagcgtacctattgatgcccaatactatttggaaaatcagctttcaaaaccccttgtttggatttttgaaCCCATACgtggatctaaagcggaatga
- the LOC130692665 gene encoding glutathione S-transferase LANCL1-like isoform X2 gives MNTWSLVKKDDRSFVNPFLSSDQQHGRDHTDEEFLKHLKSVVNKLMAQWEKNVKAEIDYTGSTNWGDYSVYTGKSGYALLYFEAGKMLNSPEFIEQAFFMAEKCTMHLHKPNVKDLTFLTGVGGPLALAAACAHSLKQPEKEHHFLHRLQTLYRSFEVLTNSSDGMPDELLYGRAGCLFSLLYMKQHCHEKVNDDLIASIAKAIIGSGRRLANEMQQRGFITPPLMFEWHKQKYLGPAHGFAGILYLLLQITDYLERGVVEDDIRLCLDFLLETRFPSGNFPSSLDSERDRLVQWCHGAPGFIHCFIAAAKVYNSDLYLSAAKQCADVTWERGILTKGFSLCHGISGNALAILHLYKHTRDPIYLYRAYKFGEIVMDDRPHEFRTPDRPLSLFEGTAGVILFLLNLLDPEKSACSFPGYQLNALEKK, from the exons ATGAATACCTGGTCTCTAGTTAAAAAAGATGATCGCTCGTTTGTTAACCCGTTTCTTTCATCCGACCAGCAACATGGTAGGGATCAC ACAGATGAGGAGTTTCTGAAACATCTAAAATCAGTGGTTAACAAACTAATGGCCCAATGGGAGAAAAATGTGAAGGCAGAAATTGACTATACTGGAAGCACCAACTGGGGTGACTATTCAGTATACACAGGAAAATCTGGATATGCCTTGTTATACTTTGAAGCAGGAAAGATGTTGAATTCTCCAGAGTTCATAGAACAGGCTTTTTTCATGGCTGAAAAATGCACGATGCatttgcacaagccaaatgtgAAAGACCTTACTTTCCTGACTGGAGTTGGTGGACCTCTTGCTTTAGCTGCTGCATGTGCCCATTCCCTCAAGCAGCCAGAGAAAGagcatcattttcttcatcG GTTGCAGACATTGTACCGTTCTTTTGAAGTTCTCACCAATAGCAGCGATGGTATGCCCGATGAGCTCCTGTATGGACGAGCTGGTTGTCTATTTTCGTTATTATACATGAAACAGCATTGCCACGAGAAGGTGAACGATGATTTGATAGCAAGCATCGCTAAAGCCATTATTGGCTCCGGCAGACGCTTAGCCAACGAAATGCAGCAGAGAGGGTTCATAACACCTCCACTTATGTTTGAATGgcataaacaaaaatatctcGGACCAGCACACGGGTTCGCTGGTATACTTTATCTTCTTCTGCAG ATTACGGATTACCTGGAGCGCGGTGTCGTGGAGGACGACATACGTCTTTGCTTAGATTTTCTCCTCGAAACCCGGTTTCCTAGTGGAAATTTCCCCTCGTCTTTAGACAGTGAGCGCGATCGCCTTGTCCAGTGGTGTCATGGAGCTCCAGGATTTATTCACTGTTTCATAGCAGCCGCTAAG gtTTACAATTCTGATTTGTACCTGTCAGCAGCTAAACAGTGTGCTGATGTAACTTGGGAGCGTGGAATTTTAACCAAAGGTTTTAGCCTTTGCCATGGCATCTCAGGAAACGCACTCGCCATTCTTCATCTTTACAAACACACGAGAGATCCCATTTATTTGTACCGTGCATATAAGTTTGGCGAAATCGTTATGGACGATCGCCCGCACGAGTTCCGGACACCGGACCGAcccttatctcttttcgaagGCACAGCTGGTGTAATCTTGTTCTTATTGAATTTACTGGATCCAGAGAAATCCGCTTGCAGCTTCCCTGGCTACCAGCTGAAtgcacttgaaaaaaaatag
- the LOC130692340 gene encoding protein polybromo-1-like, with protein MAENSRKRRRLDPVEICQQAYDVIRNFKKEDGALLCDALIRAPKRRQEPAYYDVVSNPIDLLRIQQKIRTDEYEDLDQMTVDIELLVKNAKTFYPEQSTEYQDACTLWDLYQKTVDKINESERADEVPEVKPKERIVLKVGRPPKKPANSSPMDSDDAESEESRDNFSSSSSQHLIDDDNVYEELFAGVMNATSADGGRLLHSVFQLLPSRKLYPDYYQVIENPIDLKQIATKIQANEYANLNEMEKDLILLTKNACSYNEPGSQIYKDAKLLRKIVASRKSEIEHSRHTGGKTSERIRSKRARAAQSLSSITAALQYDDSSDGIGDVSKSSDVSVKDEIDEDGEFAGSHVRPDDADSSPLWQLYDTIHNYTDNQGNVLCEPFLKLPSRRRYADYYQEIKNPISLSRIRSKLAREDYGNLSDLSSDLSLMFENAKRYNRPDSKLYKDAVKLQRVMQAKVQELLADDESSDGGDIEFTPKRPKGRPRLNATLPKVTAKARSDVDNLLRKRLRLLYRCLMDYVPSEDGRQPILVFMEKPSKKLYPDYYRVIAEPIDMVTIDSNIKNDRYTCEEELLDDLRLMFNNCRQYNEEGSVIYEDANMLERVLLDKARELGLASAASAKPKRRSRGPNLQQKLKALYEAIKEHRDVKGRQLATIFVKLPSKTEYPDYYEVIKKPIDLEKIGQKVKASHYENVEELLADIVLMFDNACRYNEPDSQIYKDALTLQRVALQTKIQLCEDEGLVPDVRAAVQELFTSLFTAVYNHQDEEGRCYTDSLAELPEHDEVDGKKIRSISLDLIKRRLDKGLYRRLDAFQEDVFLCFERARKLSRTDSQVFEDSVELQSHFIKQRDELCRHGDVLSSPALAYDLKQLTMAVDIIRQEKLLKEQPEEDLENKDAVAPAVAVSDGLELSFNQETYHVGDVVYVEATERNMENHVYLIERLWTANDGQQMFMGNWFCRPNETFHLASRKFLEQELFKSDMRSAHPLSQIRGRCCVLNVKEYFKSKPEGFADKDIYVCESRYSTKARMFKKIKVWTNLQTPGVTLIPREQPLEPKRVVSVFRDRIEKHKEELAELGEVEKLPEKELINVAVPAAAPIDGSSAPPAQPGMNYYQQLNIPGHTLRTGDCVYVRAENGKQLIAQIDSMWIDSENVAFFHGPWYVTPAEISTQIVGRVFYRQEVFLSSIEDTNPLMSVVGKCTVLDFNDYTTCRPTELAESDIFLCESLYEESRRQIKKLPRDGLKKYNHNPSVIRDEIYFFRRPIQPQRESSSLMAKLGAGDELTEDSMDGAPPSVGSDSCPSSLPQTPSSVSLGTPSTVKKPIKIFQKRMVTGYIIYSGEVRKNFAAKNPDATFGEVSRLVGNEWRNLPAHVKSEYEERSQRINEETAAEMARNGADNPPVASSASGEVVPQGDVIFECFWKKCEWQGEEISELTEHLLSEPHGHVLTTINPNDSEFQCMWRGCSRIRKGVPPFPKMERLLRHVREIHIVKNQGRIVSPNDRNKSFSSAKKVIRPNTTPSSTQAIVSALSSTPSSTNVTLQVSSNSVVQSSGHQIQSVTQQSRPVAGEPIFVAVPPKPQRLLHSEAYIKYIEGLHNQCRYISNWDRSLRATKTPIPDTNRLPSHWLSSNTQLKPDGGDRDVLSTLWNLREHMLKDTLNISNLFN; from the exons ATGGCAGAGAATTCCAGGAAACGCCGCCGGCTGGACCCGGTTGAAATTTGTCAGCAGGCGTACGATGTGATTcgaaactttaaaaaagaagacggagCGTTGCTGTGCGATGCTCTGATCAGAGCTCCTAAGAGAAGGCAAGAGCCTGCTTATTATGATGTGGTTTCCAACCCAATTGATCTGTTGAGAATTCAACAGAAGATTCGAACAGATGAATATGAAGACTTGGATCAAATGACTGTTGACATTGAACTTCTGGTTAAAAATGCCAAAACATTTTACCCAGAACAATCAACTGAGTATCAAGATGCATGTACTTTATGGGATTTGTATCAGAAGACTGTTGATAAGATCAATGAAAGTGAAAGGGCAGATGAAGTACCGGAAGTCAAGCCAAAAGAGAGGATTGTTTTGAAGGTGGGAAGGCCCCCCAAGAAGCCTGCCAATTCTTCTCCCATGGATTCAGACGATGCAGAATCTGAAGAGTCAAGGGAtaatttttcttcgtcttcttcacAGCATTTAATTGACGACGATAATGTTTATGAAGAACTGTTTGCTGGTGTTATGAATGCCACTTCTGCAGATGGAGGGAGATTGCTTCATTCAGTTTTTCAGCTACTGCCATCAAGAAAGTTGTATCCTGATTATTACCAAGTGATTGAAAATCCAATTGACCTGAAACAAATAGCCACAAAGATTCAAGCCAATGAATATGCTAACCTTAATGAGATGGAGAAAGATTTAATCCTTCTTACAAAAAATGCTTGCAGTTATAATGAACCCGGCTCCCAGATTTATAAGGATGCCAAATTGCTTCGGAAAATAGTAGCTTCACGCAAATCTGAAATTGAACATTCTCGTCATACGGGAGGGAAGACCAGTGAAAGGATTAG AAGTAAGCGTGCCAGGGCAGCCCAGTCATTGTCTTCAATTACGGCTGCTCTTCAATACGACGACTCTAGCGACGGAATAGGCGATGTCTCGAAATCATCAGATGTTTCCGTCAAAG ATGAAATTGATGAAGATGGGGAATTTGCTGGTTCGCATGTTCGACCAGATGACGCAGATTCAAGCCCTCTTTGGCAATTATATGATACTATTCATAACTATACCGACAATCAAG GAAACGTACTCTGCGAACCATTTTTGAAGCTGCCTTCTCGTCGGCGTTATGCCGACTACTACCAGGAGATTAAAAATCCCATTTCATTGAGTCGTATACGATCGAAGTTGGCCCGTGAAGACTATGGGAATCTCAGTGATCTTTCTAGTGATTTAAGTTTGATGTTCGAAAACGCAAAACGGTATAATCGACCTGATTCTAAGCTATACAAAGACGCTGTTAAGTTGCAACGTGTGATGCAGGCAAAAGTCCAGGAGCTTCTCGCTGACGATGAG AGTTCGGACGGAGGAGATATTGAATTCACACCCAAACGTCCAAAAGGCCGTCCTCGCCTCAACGCTACATTACCAAAAGTTACAGCGAAAGCTCGCAGTGATGTAGATAATCTACTTCGTAAACGATTGCGTCTCCTTTACCGCTGCTTGATGGACTATGTTCCTTCGGAAGACGGACGACAACCCATCCTGGTGTTTATGGAGAAACCTTCTAAAAAATTGTATCCCGACTATTACCGTGTGATTGCGGAACCTATTGACATGGTCACCATCGATTCCAACATAAAAAATGATAg atATACGTGTGAAGAAGAATTGTTAGACGATCTTCGTTTAATGTTCAATAACTGCCGTCAGTACAATGAAGAAGGCTCTGTCATCTATGAAGATGCAAATATGCTAGAACGTGTCCTTTTAGATAAAGCCAGAGAACTTGGGCTTGCTTCGGCGGCTTCTGCTAAGCCCAAAAG GCGCAGTCGGGGTCCCAACCTGCAACAGAAACTGAAAGCGCTCTATGAAGCCATCAAAGAACATAGAGATGTGAAAGGGAGACAGCTTGCTACCATTTTCGTCAAACTTCCCTCAAAGACG GAATACCCTGACTATTACGAAGTGATCAAAAAGCCTatagatttagaaaaaattggacaaAAAGTAAAAGCTTCGCACTACGAAAATGTGGAAGAGCTTTTGGCGGACATTGTGTTAATGTTCGACAACGCATGTCGATACAACGAACCCGACTCACAAATCTATAAA GACGCACTTACTTTGCAACGAGTAGCATTGCAAACCAAGATTCAACTGTGTGAGGATGAAGGCTTGGTTCCTGATGTCCGCGCTGCCGTCCAGGAATTATTTACATCCTTGTTTACAGCAGTTTACAACCATCAAGATGAAGAAGGGCGGTGTTATACTGATTCCCTGGCAGAGCTACCAGAACACGATGAAGTTGACGGGAAAAA gATTCGTTCGATATCTTTGGATTTGATAAAGCGTCGCCTTGATAAAGGACTGTATCGTAGACTAGATGCATTCCAGGAGGATGTCTTTCTGTGCTTTGAGCGGGCACGAAAACTGTCGCGAACTGATTCTCAAGTTTTTGAGGACTCAGTTGAACTTCAATCTCATTTTATCAAACAAAG GGACGAATTATGTCGGCACGGAGATGTTCTCTCTTCGCCCGCCCTTGCATACGATCTCAAACAACTTACAATGGCTGTTGATATTATAAGACAAGAAAAACTTCTTAAAGAACAACCCGAAGAAGATTTGGAAAATAAGGATGCCGTTGCACCAGCTGTTGCTGTGTCTGATG GCTTAGAATTGAGCTTCAATCAAGAAACGTATCACGTTGGAGACGTTGTTTATGTTGAAGCCACAGAGAGAAATATGGAAAATCATGTCTACTTGATCGAACGTCTGTGGACGGCAAATGACGGGCAACAAATGTTTATGGGCAATTGGTTCTGTCGACCCAATGAAACTTTTCATTTGGCATCTAGAAAGTTTCTTGAACAG GAGCTGTTTAAAAGTGACATGCGCTCTGCCCACCCCTTGAGTCAAATCCGTGGACGATGCTGTGTACTCAATGTCAAAGAATATTTCAAGTCGAAGCCGGAAGGATTTGCCGACAAAGACATTTACGTCTGTGAATCACGGTACTCGACCAAAGCTAGGATGTTCAAAAAAATCAAGGTGTGGACCAACTTACAAACACCAGGCGTCACGTTAATTCCCCGCGAGCAGCCTCTAGAACCCAAACGCGTTGTGTCAGTATTTCGCGATCGCATCGAAAAACACAAAGAGGAACTTGCAGAGTTGGGCGAGGTAGAAAAATTACCAGAGAAGGAACTCATTAACGTTGCTGTACCGGCAGCCGCGCCCATTGACGGATCCTCGGCACCTCCCGCTCAACCAGGAATGAATTACTACCAACAGTTGAACATACCTGGTCACACATTACGGACTGGTGACTGTGTCTATGTCCGAGCGGAAAATGGCAAGCAGCTGATCGCACAAATCGATTCTATGTGGATTGATTCTGA GAATGTTGCATTTTTCCATGGCCCTTGGTATGTCACACCAGCCGAGATTTCAACCCAGATAGTTGGTCGTGTATTCTACCGCCAAGAAGTTTTCCTCAGCTCTATTGAAGATACCAACCCACTGATGAGCGTCGTAGGAAAATGCACCGTCCTCGATTTCAATGATTACACAACAT GTCGCCCCACAGAACTGGCGGAAAGTGATATCTTTCTATGCGAATCGCTCTATGAAGAGTCGCGTCGCCAAATCAAGAAACTTCCTCGTGACGGTCTTAAAAAGTATAACCACAACCCTTCTGTAATACGTGATGAAATTTACTTCTTTCGTCGCCCCATACAGCCTCAAAGA GAATCCTCATCTTTAATGGCCAAACTTGGAGCCGGAGATGAACTAACGGAAGATTCGATGGATGGAGCTCCACCGTCGGTGGGTTCGGACAGCTGCCCATCGTCATTACCTCAAACGCCATCTTCGGTTTCTCTCGGTACCCCGTCCACGGttaaaaaaccaatcaaaatatttcagaAGCGTATGGTTACTGGCTACATCATCTACTCTGGTGAAGTGCGGAAAAACTTCGCAGCCAAAAACCCAGATGCAACTTTCGGCGAGGTTAGCCGACTCGTTGGCAACGAGTGGCGAAATTTGCCTGCGCACGTCAAATCCGAGTACGAAGAGCGATCACAGCGAATCAACGAAGAAACAGCAGCGGAGATGGCTCGGAACGGTGCAGATAATCCTCCGGTAGCTAGTTCAGCTTCGGGAGAAGTTGTTCCGCAAGGCGACGTAATTTTTGAATGCTTCTGGAAAAAGTGTGAATGGCAAGGTGAAGAAATTAGCGAGCTTACTGAACATCTGCTTTCAGAGCCTCACGGACACGTGTTAACAACTATAAACCCAAACG ACAGCGAATTTCAGTGCATGTGGCGCGGATGCAGCCGAATTCGCAAAGGTGTACCACCATTCCCAAAAATGGAGCGGCTTTTACGACATGTTAGGGAGATTCATATTGTTAAAAATCAAGGACGCATTGTGTCGCCTAATGACCGCAACAA aagtTTCAGCAGTGCCAAAAAAGTAATTCGTCCTAATACTACTCCTAGTTCTACTCAAGCCATCGTCTCGG CACTCAGCAGCACTCCTAGTTCAACGAACGTTACCTTACAAGTATCGTCTAATTCAG TTGTTCAATCAAGTGGTCACCAAATCCAAAGTGTCACCCAGCAATCGCGGCCGGTCGCTGGTGAACCTATTTTCGTAGCTGTTCCACCAAAACCACAGAGACTCTTGCATTCAGAAGCCTACATAaa ATACATTGAAGGACTGCACAATCAGTGTAGATATATCTCAAACTGGGATAGGAGTTTGCGCGCTACCAAAACCCCGATCCCTGATACGAACCGCCTTCCTTCTCATTGGCTCAGTTCAAACACACAACTAAAGCCCGATGGTGGTGATCGCGATGTCCTTTCCACATTGTGGAACTTACGTGAACATATGTTAAAGGACACGttaaacatttcaaatttgtttaattga